Proteins encoded in a region of the Manis javanica isolate MJ-LG chromosome 15, MJ_LKY, whole genome shotgun sequence genome:
- the LOC108385665 gene encoding taste receptor type 2 member 7-like has protein sequence MPDTVENSLMLIAAVEFSMGIFGNVFIAVVNFMDWIKKRKIASIDLILTSLAISRICLLCIILLDCFILVLYPDIYTAGKQMRIIDFFWTLTNHLSVWFATCLSIFYFLKIANFFHPLFLWMKWRIGSVIPRILLGCLALSVFISLPVIDNLNDDFRGCVKAKWKRNLTLRCRVNKGQYASIKICLNLLTLFPLSVSLISFFLLIFSLWRHKRQMQLSATGDPNIEAHVGAMKAIISFLLLFLVYYLAFLIATSSYFMPETELAVTIGELIALIYPSSHSFILILGNNKLKQASLRVLWKIKYILKRRHF, from the coding sequence atGCCAGATACAGTGGAGAATAGCTTGATGCTCATAGCAGCTGTAGAATTTTCCATGGGAATCTTCGGGAATGTATTCATTGCAGTGGTAAATTTCATGGACTGGATCAAGAAGAGGAAGATTGCCTCCAttgatttaatcctcacaagtcTGGCCATATCCAGAATTTGTCTACTATGTATAATACTACttgattgttttattttggtgCTGTATCCTGATATCTATACTGCCGGTAAACAAATGCGAATCATTGACTTCTTCTGGACACTAACCAACCATCTAAGTGTGTGGTTTGCCACCTGCCTCagcattttctatttcctcaagATAGCTAACTTCTTCCATCCCCTTTTCCTCTGGATGAAGTGGAGAATTGGCAGTGTGATTCCTAGGATCCTGCTGGGCTGCTTGGCCCTCTCTGTGTTTATTAGCCTTCCTGTCATTGATAATTTGAATGATGATTTCAGGGGTTGTGTCAAGGCAAAGTGGAAAAGAAACTTGACTTTGAGATGCAGAGTAAATAAAGGTCAATACGCTTCCATCAAGATATGTCTTAACCTGTTGACGCTATTCCCCTTGTCTGTGTCCCTGATCTCATTTTTCCTCTTGATTTTCTCCCTGTGGAGACATAAAAGGCAGATGCAGCTCAGTGCTACAGGAGACCCCAACATAGAAGCTCACGTGGGAGCCATGAAAGCTatcatctccttcctcctccttttcctggtCTACTATTTAGCCTTTCTCATTGCCACCTCTAGCTATTTTATGCCAGAGACTGAATTAGCTGTGACGATTGGTGAGTTGATCGCTTTAATCTATCCTTCAAGCCATTCATTTATCCTAATTCTGGGGAACAATAAATTAAAGCAAGCATCTCTAAGGGTACTATGGAAAATAAAGTATATCttaaaaagaagacatttctAA
- the TAS2R10 gene encoding LOW QUALITY PROTEIN: taste receptor type 2 member 10 (The sequence of the model RefSeq protein was modified relative to this genomic sequence to represent the inferred CDS: inserted 1 base in 1 codon; deleted 1 base in 1 codon; substituted 1 base at 1 genomic stop codon) has protein sequence MPLGRKFPPLGTKTSERAELKVVDEKQCQELAAILSTVEGLLIFIAVSESILGGLGNGFIGLVNCIDYVKNKKFSMTGFIFTGLATSRICLIXIIIMDAIIKILSPDXYSSGNLIEYISYLWVIINQSSAWFAPSLSIFYFLKIAKFSHHIFLWLKDRINRVLPLLMGSLFISWLLTFPQIVKIMIDYRMKNRNTTWQLTMHKSEFFTNQLLLNLGVIFLFTLSSIPCFLLNISLWRQSRQMQLKATGFRNSCTEACMKAIQVLISFITLFTYRFIGIAIEIPCFTVPDRKLLFIFVVTTTAVYPWDHHSFILILGSSTLQQASLMILQQFKCCDKGMPLRAAQTCVCQNRCFLGII, from the exons ATGAGAAGCAGTGTCAGGAATTGGCGGCTATATTAAGTACAGTGGAAGGCCTCCTCATTTTTATAGCTGTTAGTGAATCAATACTCGGGGGTTTAGGGAATGGATTTATTGGACTTGTAAACTGCATTGACTATGTGAAGAACAAGAAGTTCTCTATGACTGGTTTTATCTTCACTGGCTTAGCTACTTCCAGAATTTGTCTGATATGAATAATAATTATGGATGCAATTATAAAGATACTCTCTCCAG TGTATTCATCTGGTAATCTAATTGAATATATTAGTTACTTATGGGTAATTATCAATCAATCAAGTGCCTGGTTTGCCCCTAGCCTCAGCATCTTCTATTTCCTGAAGATAGCAAAATTTTCCCACCATATTTTTCTCTGGTTGAAAGATAGAATCAATAGGGTTCTT CCCCTTCTCATGGGATCCTTGTTTATTTCATGGTTACTGACTTTTCCACAAATCGTGAAGATTATGATTGACTATAGAATGAAGAATAGAAACACAACCTGGCAGCTGACCATGCATAAAAGTGAATTCTTTACTAACCAGCTTTTGCTTAATCTAGGAGTCATTTTCCTCTTTACACTGTCCTCGATACCATGTTTCTTGTTAAACATTTCCCTTTGGAGACAGAGCAGGCAGATGCAACTGAAGGCCACAGGGTTCAGAAACTCCTGCACAGAAGCATGTATGAAAGCAATTCAAGTTTTGATATCTTTTATCACCCTCTTTACCTACCGTTTTATAGGCATTGCCATAGAAATACCATGTTTTACTGTACCAGACAGAAAActgctatttatttttgttgtgacAACCACAGCCGTCTATCCCTGGGACCACCACTCATTTATCCTAATTCTAGGCAGCAGCACGCTACAGCAGGCCTCTTTGATGATATTGCAGCAATTCAAGTGCTGTGACAAAGGGATGCCGCTCAGAGCTGCACAGACATGTGTTTGTCAAAATCGATGTTTTCTGGGAATAATCTAG